In Anaerolineales bacterium, one DNA window encodes the following:
- a CDS encoding alpha/beta hydrolase: MNLFFEGKLPESQAPDRWQHLKRLVSRGLTTLIALSTILIAFVGFRFWRWSDERNRVIDEGSQIANTSRGSIEYTLFGETGPVVLSIHGVMGGYDFGLGTAQMLELDKAGFRVLSVSRPGYLNTPLHENNLTPADQADLYAALLDYLDIQSVALIAVSGGGPSALEFANRYPERVWGIIMAIAITYQWEHNEASQEGTAYLDFPPILVDLTIWFSEEILLKLDTKGAIRQTLVDNTNLEPSKIEEIADQAAQDTEKVNNLKRTFRDSTPLSRRWEGTENDLVQQQNLMATPDYSLIQSPVLAFYGEKDPVVPLLHGQYLENSLNNVEIYFAPEGGHAPFLQNHWSFIKNRSVSFLQENIP, translated from the coding sequence ATGAATCTTTTTTTTGAGGGCAAATTACCCGAAAGTCAAGCGCCCGACCGGTGGCAACATTTGAAAAGACTGGTTTCCAGAGGACTAACAACCTTGATAGCTCTCAGCACTATTTTAATTGCGTTTGTTGGTTTCCGTTTTTGGCGATGGTCAGACGAGCGCAACCGGGTAATAGATGAAGGAAGCCAGATCGCAAACACAAGCCGAGGATCAATAGAGTACACCTTGTTTGGCGAAACTGGCCCCGTAGTCTTAAGCATTCACGGGGTGATGGGTGGCTATGATTTTGGGTTAGGCACAGCTCAAATGCTAGAACTTGATAAAGCTGGTTTTCGAGTTCTGTCTGTTTCTCGTCCGGGGTATCTGAACACTCCTTTGCATGAAAACAACCTCACGCCTGCTGATCAAGCAGATTTATACGCGGCCTTGTTGGACTATCTGGATATCCAATCCGTGGCCTTGATAGCCGTATCCGGCGGAGGACCTTCGGCTTTGGAGTTTGCCAATCGTTATCCGGAGAGAGTTTGGGGGATTATCATGGCTATTGCCATTACCTACCAGTGGGAGCACAACGAAGCATCCCAGGAAGGCACAGCCTATTTGGACTTCCCCCCAATTCTCGTTGATCTGACCATATGGTTCAGTGAAGAAATACTCCTGAAGTTGGATACAAAAGGAGCGATTCGCCAAACCTTGGTAGACAACACAAATCTGGAACCATCCAAAATAGAAGAAATTGCCGATCAAGCTGCACAAGATACGGAAAAAGTGAACAACCTGAAGCGGACTTTTCGCGATTCAACGCCGCTAAGTCGCAGGTGGGAGGGCACGGAGAACGATTTAGTCCAGCAACAAAATTTAATGGCTACACCCGATTACAGTCTTATTCAATCGCCAGTGCTGGCTTTTTACGGGGAAAAAGACCCTGTAGTACCTCTATTACATGGTCAATATTTGGAAAATAGTTTGAATAACGTAGAAATTTATTTTGCACCTGAAGGAGGACATGCTCCATTTTTACAAAATCATTGGTCTTTCATTAAGAATCGATCTGTTAGTTTTTTACAGGAAAATATTCCCTGA
- a CDS encoding DUF4386 family protein: MSVQSTETPIFDPHYKTLYRFGGIAGILIAVFVVLAIGAYFIWPYTANETTIEALFGLLQTDRLGALISLDVSMLVIGPVSLLLYLALYAALRQVDKSLALIALALNLLGVGLIIVCRPLVELVMLSNQYAIATDAAEKMRLLAAGEVLRVQLDGSAWVMQTAFLMLAGLLNSLLMLRSRFFSKATAWLGIVISAAGLGFFLPEIGLLFLFFNTIGTIPWCLLMARYLFKIAQIASKPA, encoded by the coding sequence ATGTCAGTCCAAAGCACTGAAACACCAATTTTTGACCCACACTACAAAACACTCTACCGTTTTGGCGGCATTGCCGGCATCCTGATTGCCGTTTTCGTGGTCTTGGCAATCGGCGCTTACTTTATCTGGCCTTACACGGCCAACGAGACAACGATTGAAGCCCTCTTCGGCTTGCTGCAAACCGACCGCCTGGGCGCGCTCATCTCGCTCGATGTTTCGATGCTTGTGATTGGCCCGGTCAGTCTGCTGTTGTACCTGGCTTTGTATGCTGCCCTGCGCCAGGTGGACAAATCGCTGGCCCTGATTGCCCTGGCGCTGAACCTGTTGGGGGTTGGCCTGATTATTGTCTGTCGTCCGCTGGTCGAACTGGTGATGCTCAGCAATCAATATGCCATTGCAACAGATGCTGCCGAAAAAATGCGTTTGCTGGCTGCCGGCGAAGTGCTGCGCGTTCAGTTGGATGGTAGCGCCTGGGTCATGCAAACGGCTTTCTTGATGCTGGCCGGGCTGCTCAACAGCCTGCTGATGTTGCGCTCTCGTTTCTTCAGCAAGGCTACGGCCTGGCTCGGCATTGTCATCAGCGCTGCCGGGCTGGGATTCTTCCTGCCCGAAATTGGGCTGCTTTTCCTCTTTTTCAATACCATTGGTACGATTCCCTGGTGTTTGCTGATGGCGCGTTATTTGTTCAAAATCGCCCAAATTGCCTCGAAACCTGCCTGA
- a CDS encoding DUF4386 family protein → MRETNFNWKNLYTIGGIAVLVNLVLMLASVVGYIRWPYAAGVTPTQEIYTLVQTNIWAAFIALDLGVSITNLVSIFIYLALYVALKRVDETYALIALTLGLVAVTAMIAARPIFEIFTLGELYASAQAEMDKGYYLVAGESLLAQFHGAAWHISMFLGALASLIYSFLMRRSQFFGRATAYIGIVTFSIGAFFWVPAVGLMFLFLSMLGSVPWSILLGRDLFHLAKGQ, encoded by the coding sequence ATGCGCGAAACCAACTTCAACTGGAAAAATCTCTATACAATCGGCGGGATTGCCGTCCTGGTGAACCTGGTATTGATGCTGGCCTCGGTAGTAGGATACATCCGTTGGCCGTATGCAGCCGGGGTCACTCCGACGCAAGAAATCTACACCCTGGTTCAAACCAATATTTGGGCGGCTTTCATCGCTCTCGACCTGGGAGTCTCGATTACCAATCTGGTTTCGATATTCATCTACCTGGCGCTGTACGTTGCGCTCAAGCGGGTGGATGAGACGTATGCCCTGATTGCCCTGACCCTCGGATTGGTTGCGGTGACTGCCATGATCGCCGCCCGTCCGATTTTCGAGATATTCACGCTCGGCGAGTTATATGCTTCCGCCCAAGCAGAGATGGACAAAGGGTATTACCTGGTTGCTGGCGAGAGCCTGCTGGCGCAGTTTCATGGCGCAGCCTGGCATATTTCCATGTTCCTCGGCGCTTTGGCCTCCCTGATTTATTCGTTTTTGATGCGGCGCAGCCAATTCTTTGGACGAGCGACTGCCTATATCGGGATCGTCACCTTTTCAATTGGTGCTTTCTTCTGGGTACCTGCTGTGGGCCTGATGTTCCTGTTTTTGAGTATGCTGGGTTCCGTGCCCTGGAGCATCTTGCTGGGGCGAGATTTATTCCATCTGGCAAAAGGACAATGA
- a CDS encoding glycosyltransferase produces MKIICFPHFYYLSEVSRLVEMGQALRRLGQEVVFFSHGGGYEFVAREAGFEVVAVAPTMSPERAAEYMAFNRGEKGNPFRESFFTDDELAAYIAAEADAFCQARADSVLIGWNLPSYLSAPLAGIPILVQQPGPFTAPFFDRKMGVFQPSLFGAARRLPLNWLVNWWLPRTKIWLGTFNRMAESLGLPQWKSTLDLMAGDLTLVMDAPEILGIPADELNAYRPRHPRFFHRSPVYRYGGPCFARLPGDVPEAIRAHFDTPRPKLYCAMGVSGSPRVLGEVVEIADELEIQSVIATTTVLPGRDGNASGRVLLTPHVPAHLVNPLADIAITHGGAGTVQTAIHSGTPLVGIPMHLEQTGNLSLVTRQGAGLMLSKWDLNRRSLARALERLLADASLRENMLRLKALQDKVDGSAIAAREIVNFFGASRSRMEQIK; encoded by the coding sequence ATGAAAATTATCTGCTTCCCGCATTTCTATTACCTGTCTGAAGTCTCGCGCCTGGTCGAGATGGGACAGGCCCTGCGCCGGTTGGGGCAGGAGGTCGTCTTTTTCAGTCACGGCGGGGGTTATGAATTTGTGGCGCGAGAAGCGGGTTTCGAGGTCGTGGCCGTCGCGCCGACCATGTCGCCGGAGCGGGCCGCCGAGTACATGGCCTTCAACCGCGGCGAAAAGGGCAACCCCTTTCGGGAGAGTTTCTTCACCGACGACGAACTCGCCGCCTATATCGCCGCCGAAGCCGACGCCTTCTGCCAGGCGCGCGCCGACTCCGTCCTGATTGGCTGGAACCTGCCCTCGTATCTCTCCGCGCCGCTGGCGGGGATTCCCATCCTAGTCCAACAACCCGGCCCGTTCACCGCGCCGTTTTTCGACCGCAAGATGGGCGTCTTCCAGCCCTCGTTGTTCGGCGCGGCCCGCCGCCTGCCGCTGAATTGGCTGGTCAACTGGTGGCTGCCGCGTACCAAAATCTGGCTGGGGACCTTCAACCGCATGGCAGAATCGCTGGGATTGCCGCAGTGGAAAAGCACTCTCGACCTGATGGCCGGCGACCTGACCCTAGTGATGGACGCGCCCGAAATCCTGGGCATCCCGGCCGACGAATTAAATGCCTACCGCCCCAGGCATCCGCGCTTCTTCCACCGGTCGCCGGTCTATCGCTACGGCGGCCCGTGCTTTGCCCGCCTGCCGGGAGATGTCCCTGAAGCCATCCGTGCCCACTTTGATACCCCGCGCCCCAAACTGTACTGCGCGATGGGCGTTTCCGGTTCGCCGCGCGTCTTGGGGGAGGTCGTCGAGATTGCGGACGAACTGGAGATTCAATCTGTAATTGCCACCACCACAGTCTTGCCAGGGCGGGATGGGAACGCTTCGGGTCGTGTCCTGCTGACGCCACACGTTCCGGCGCACCTGGTAAACCCATTGGCCGACATCGCCATCACGCACGGCGGGGCCGGGACGGTGCAGACCGCCATCCATTCCGGGACGCCGCTGGTCGGCATCCCCATGCACCTGGAGCAGACCGGCAATCTCTCGCTGGTCACGCGCCAGGGGGCCGGCCTGATGCTTTCGAAATGGGACCTTAACCGACGTTCGCTGGCTCGCGCCCTGGAACGCCTGCTTGCGGATGCCAGCCTGCGCGAGAATATGTTGCGCCTGAAGGCCCTTCAGGATAAGGTAGACGGCTCGGCCATCGCCGCCAGGGAAATCGTCAACTTTTTTGGCGCATCGAGATCAAGAATGGAGCAAATCAAATGA
- a CDS encoding isoprenylcysteine carboxylmethyltransferase family protein, whose amino-acid sequence MIPFPAIWWLFPAVALVFTALSFLLTRSGKLESETVRKTLVGAGAMLGFLGLALPLFTQPTFQSPLVQYGFGLPLLILGLFGRVYPAIYLRQKGTTTTLDKVGKLVDSGPYAWVRHPQYTAGWVMLLGWFLAWGAWYALGFMPLIAGMIYAQARIEEKYILERMFGEAYAAYREQVGMLLPRLDGNDPLRVTTAFLGIYAGLIAIQHGIFEILQGNTAPDGLIFNAIGTPCQAEMVWHACFPAMTLIPNLLVTGIAAMLAGVGMTVWAAAFVGRRRGGRVLGLLTLLALLVGGGFVPVFIGMAAAVTAGNLGSPARPGGAGWRFVAALWPWPLVLMALWLPGNWLLGHFIGGTMLSASGLLFFVFDIGLPALAAVSGFGRAKR is encoded by the coding sequence ATGATACCCTTTCCGGCAATTTGGTGGTTGTTTCCCGCTGTTGCGCTTGTGTTTACTGCGCTCTCGTTTCTGCTGACCCGCTCGGGCAAACTGGAAAGTGAAACAGTGCGGAAAACCCTGGTTGGGGCAGGAGCCATGCTTGGATTTCTAGGCTTGGCGCTGCCTTTGTTCACTCAACCCACTTTCCAGAGTCCACTTGTGCAATACGGATTTGGTTTGCCGCTGCTCATCCTGGGCTTGTTCGGTCGGGTCTACCCGGCAATTTACCTGCGCCAGAAAGGCACGACCACCACGCTGGACAAAGTAGGCAAACTGGTGGACAGCGGCCCGTATGCCTGGGTGCGGCATCCGCAGTACACTGCCGGATGGGTTATGCTGCTGGGCTGGTTCCTAGCCTGGGGCGCATGGTACGCGCTCGGCTTTATGCCCCTCATAGCAGGGATGATTTATGCGCAGGCTCGGATTGAGGAAAAGTACATTCTGGAAAGGATGTTTGGGGAAGCGTATGCCGCTTATCGGGAACAGGTCGGAATGCTGCTGCCGCGCTTGGACGGGAATGACCCCTTGCGAGTTACGACGGCTTTCCTAGGCATCTACGCCGGGCTGATTGCCATCCAGCACGGCATTTTCGAGATTTTGCAGGGAAACACTGCGCCGGACGGCCTGATTTTCAACGCCATCGGCACGCCCTGCCAGGCGGAGATGGTCTGGCACGCCTGTTTCCCAGCCATGACGCTGATTCCCAACCTGCTCGTTACCGGGATTGCCGCCATGTTGGCCGGTGTGGGGATGACCGTCTGGGCAGCGGCTTTTGTCGGGCGTAGGCGCGGCGGGCGTGTCCTCGGGTTGCTAACCCTGCTGGCGCTGTTGGTCGGCGGCGGCTTCGTGCCGGTCTTTATTGGGATGGCGGCGGCAGTGACAGCGGGCAACCTGGGTTCGCCGGCTAGGCCGGGCGGGGCGGGCTGGCGATTTGTCGCCGCACTCTGGCCCTGGCCGCTGGTCTTGATGGCGCTCTGGCTGCCGGGCAACTGGCTGCTGGGGCATTTCATCGGCGGGACCATGCTTTCGGCGAGCGGACTGCTGTTTTTTGTCTTCGATATTGGCCTGCCGGCGCTGGCGGCGGTATCCGGCTTTGGGCGCGCGAAACGCTGA
- a CDS encoding alpha/beta hydrolase produces the protein MAKKFATSGYFRNGLPYNRAGHGPKPLVIFQGLMFENKPQSGMTFGYGFLEKDYTLYAVLRKPGLPGGCTFKDMADDYAGMIRQEFDGPVDVIGVSTGGSIALHFAADHSDLVRRLVIHSSAHTLGEAGKQIQLDIGHLAQQGRVRQAWQAMIRFILPSTGIWKVLNPPLAWTAAQLLSLGKTPDLSDLVITIETEDQHAFKDRLSEIKAPTLVIAGTDDPFYTPVLFRETAAGIPHARLALYENMRHPATGKQFEREVLAFLKEE, from the coding sequence ATGGCTAAAAAATTCGCAACTTCCGGTTATTTTCGCAACGGCCTGCCCTACAACCGGGCAGGTCACGGTCCCAAACCCCTGGTCATCTTCCAGGGCCTGATGTTTGAGAACAAACCGCAATCGGGAATGACTTTCGGCTACGGATTCTTGGAAAAAGACTACACCCTGTATGCTGTATTGCGCAAACCAGGCCTGCCGGGTGGGTGCACATTCAAAGACATGGCCGACGATTACGCCGGGATGATTCGCCAGGAGTTCGACGGTCCCGTGGACGTGATTGGCGTCTCGACCGGTGGTTCCATCGCCCTCCACTTCGCCGCCGACCACTCCGATCTTGTCCGCCGCCTGGTGATTCACTCCAGCGCGCACACCCTGGGCGAAGCAGGCAAGCAGATTCAACTTGACATCGGGCATCTGGCGCAGCAGGGACGGGTTAGGCAAGCCTGGCAGGCCATGATTCGGTTCATTTTACCCAGTACGGGAATCTGGAAGGTGCTCAACCCACCGCTGGCTTGGACGGCGGCTCAGTTGCTGTCCCTAGGCAAGACGCCCGACCTGTCCGACCTGGTTATCACCATCGAAACCGAAGACCAGCACGCCTTCAAAGACCGCCTGTCCGAAATCAAGGCTCCCACCCTAGTCATTGCCGGCACCGACGACCCCTTTTATACCCCGGTCCTGTTCCGCGAGACGGCGGCGGGCATCCCCCATGCGCGATTGGCGCTTTACGAAAACATGCGCCACCCGGCCACTGGGAAGCAGTTCGAGCGCGAGGTGCTGGCATTTTTAAAAGAGGAATAA
- a CDS encoding transposase, translated as MKPFWSKPVGYCGYYERIETLKAQNEIALALDEKPNTQALQRSHPTQLMRTGQIERHEFEYIRHGVVNFLALLNLYNGKIRSCCLEKNDSEHLCKSLPVLLQPFHSFNRVHLIWDGGPSHVSAATNSFLKARYGDWLRVVPTPAHSSWLNQAEILLKCFEVRYLQRGNWTSRQHLIGHLHASTPEYNRLWAHPINWSWTRRDLREWAEKKSTGLC; from the coding sequence GTGAAACCTTTTTGGAGCAAGCCAGTCGGGTACTGTGGGTACTATGAAAGGATTGAAACGCTCAAGGCGCAAAATGAAATCGCTTTGGCGTTGGATGAGAAGCCCAATACACAAGCCTTGCAACGCTCTCATCCAACCCAGCTCATGCGTACTGGACAAATTGAACGACATGAGTTTGAGTATATACGGCATGGTGTCGTCAACTTCCTTGCTTTGCTCAACCTGTACAACGGCAAAATCCGCAGTTGCTGTTTAGAGAAAAACGACAGCGAGCATCTTTGTAAATCTTTACCTGTTCTACTGCAACCCTTTCACTCTTTTAACCGAGTGCATCTGATTTGGGATGGCGGACCCAGCCATGTTTCTGCCGCAACGAACTCGTTCCTAAAAGCTCGTTATGGGGACTGGCTGCGAGTGGTTCCTACTCCAGCACATTCTTCCTGGCTCAATCAGGCAGAAATTCTTCTGAAGTGTTTTGAAGTTCGGTACTTACAACGCGGCAACTGGACAAGTCGCCAACACTTGATTGGTCATTTACATGCCAGCACGCCCGAATACAATCGCTTATGGGCTCACCCCATCAATTGGTCATGGACACGTCGCGACCTTCGCGAATGGGCTGAGAAAAAATCGACAGGACTATGTTAA
- a CDS encoding IS3 family transposase, which translates to MCLLWHTYARGLIEERRKLAGYAIAEFGLSERRACRTIQVSRCAYRYQAKRTADGPIETELQQLAHRQPRWGCGKMSDYLRNQGYAWNHKRIRRVYRALALHLKRKPKKRLPARTAQPLGAPGRVNQTWSLDFMSDSLSNGRPFRTLNVIDDFNREALWIEVDTSLPAERVVRVLEQLLLWRGTPTRVRMDNGAELISQRLENWAQEKNIELLHIQPGKPAQNAYIERFNRTFREEVLDAYVFDDLQEVRTITERWLEDYNTIRPHEALQGLPPRLFTQQHA; encoded by the coding sequence ATGTGCCTATTATGGCACACTTATGCAAGAGGTCTAATAGAAGAACGACGGAAACTGGCTGGATATGCTATTGCGGAGTTTGGACTGAGTGAACGACGGGCGTGCCGCACAATTCAGGTGAGTCGTTGTGCGTATCGCTACCAGGCTAAGCGAACTGCAGATGGACCGATCGAAACGGAGTTGCAGCAGTTAGCACATAGGCAGCCGCGCTGGGGCTGTGGCAAGATGAGCGATTATCTGAGAAACCAGGGATATGCCTGGAACCACAAACGGATCCGCAGAGTGTATCGCGCGTTGGCGCTGCACCTGAAAAGAAAACCGAAGAAACGATTACCTGCCCGCACTGCCCAGCCACTGGGGGCGCCTGGGCGTGTGAACCAGACTTGGTCGTTGGATTTCATGAGCGACAGTCTGTCCAATGGCAGACCATTCCGAACCTTGAACGTGATCGATGACTTCAACCGCGAAGCACTCTGGATCGAAGTGGATACCTCCCTCCCAGCCGAACGGGTTGTGCGCGTTCTGGAGCAACTGCTCTTGTGGCGTGGAACGCCCACTCGTGTTCGCATGGATAATGGTGCGGAGCTGATCTCACAGCGGCTGGAGAACTGGGCACAAGAAAAGAACATCGAATTGCTCCACATCCAGCCTGGCAAGCCTGCCCAGAATGCCTACATTGAGCGCTTCAATCGAACCTTCCGAGAGGAAGTTTTGGATGCCTATGTGTTTGATGATCTCCAGGAGGTGCGCACCATCACCGAACGTTGGTTGGAAGACTACAACACCATCCGTCCGCACGAGGCCTTACAGGGTTTACCACCCCGCCTGTTCACACAACAACATGCCTAG
- a CDS encoding IS5 family transposase (programmed frameshift) has translation MNYKTIAHLKGSDFKRLTGVQRETFEQMLTVIEKGLRDFGRPPKLSRADQLLMTLMYWREYRTEFHIAQSYGVSEATVCRTIRKVEEALVRSKKFRLPGKKALQASDTVFEVVLVDVSEQPVERPKKGQKRHYSGKKKRHTQKAQVMADRKSTQIITTAFSHGSKHDFQLFKDDACEFSEHLRILADAGYQGLMEFHQNSQTPFKKSKYHALTKREKQSNRSLARKRIVIEHIFRKLKVFRILSERYRNRRKRFALRFNLIAAIYNLELNSI, from the exons ATGAACTATAAGACAATCGCACATCTCAAAGGTAGTGACTTCAAACGGCTAACTGGCGTCCAGCGCGAAACCTTCGAGCAGATGCTCACAGTCATTGAGAAAGGGCTGCGAGACTTCGGGAGACCGCCAAAACTGAGCCGAGCCGATCAGTTGTTGATGACCTTGATGTACTGGCGAGAATATCGCACAGAATTTCATATTGCGCAATCCTATGGTGTCAGTGAAGCAACCGTTTGCCGCACCATTCGCAAGGTAGAGGAGGCCTTAGTCCGTTCAAAAAAGTTTCGTTTGCCTGGCAAAAAGGCACTCCAAGCCAGTGACACGGTGTTCGAGGTAGTGCTGGTTGATGTCAGCGAACAGCCAGTGGAACGTCCAAAAAAAG GCCAAAAACGGCATTACAGTGGCAAAAAGAAGCGTCACACCCAAAAAGCGCAGGTGATGGCTGATCGAAAAAGTACCCAAATCATAACCACCGCCTTTAGTCATGGAAGCAAACACGACTTCCAACTGTTCAAAGACGATGCCTGTGAGTTCTCTGAACATCTGCGTATTCTGGCAGATGCGGGCTATCAAGGATTGATGGAGTTTCATCAGAACAGTCAAACACCCTTCAAGAAATCCAAATACCATGCTCTGACGAAACGAGAGAAACAGAGCAATCGAAGCTTGGCACGGAAACGGATTGTGATTGAGCATATATTCCGTAAGTTGAAAGTGTTTCGCATTTTGAGCGAGAGGTATCGCAATCGTAGAAAGAGATTTGCTTTGCGCTTCAACCTGATTGCTGCTATTTACAACCTTGAACTCAACTCAATTTGA
- a CDS encoding recombinase family protein, producing the protein MSRRAVIYIRTSSETQSEKSSPSEQESDCQTLAKQKELQVVHVYREVEKYRVGNRLVEPSGSRSDRPALQTMLKDASRDKFDVILAWREDRLYRGIRSMLTVLETVQEYKIEILLARETFDPKIAPIRAWVAQMELDGMKERMEMGVKARLKAGKANTGQDRYGYIRIGETIHLVEEEAKWVRNIFAWYIQKTPLNQIRKYLIAGNAPQKGSSIPRHIQWSRSSIQAILKSAKEYAYGFKTYSRAGQTFQIPVTPILDISTYELFVKMREENKTYPKHRRQNDYLLSGHLKCACKLTWRARTATHRNSRKGEWVERKTPIGTYFCPQPHKELRPPDCPKSVSAKQAETQVWEKLYG; encoded by the coding sequence ATGTCTCGCCGAGCAGTGATCTATATCCGTACATCATCAGAAACACAGAGCGAAAAATCCAGTCCCAGTGAGCAAGAAAGTGATTGCCAAACGCTGGCAAAACAAAAAGAATTACAAGTGGTTCATGTTTATCGGGAAGTAGAAAAATATCGAGTGGGGAACAGGTTAGTCGAACCTTCTGGCAGTCGTTCAGATCGCCCCGCCTTACAAACCATGCTCAAAGATGCGTCTAGGGACAAATTCGATGTCATCCTCGCCTGGCGCGAAGACAGACTATATCGCGGGATACGATCCATGTTGACAGTCTTGGAAACCGTCCAAGAATACAAGATCGAAATCCTGCTCGCAAGAGAAACCTTCGATCCCAAGATCGCTCCAATTCGTGCCTGGGTAGCCCAAATGGAATTGGATGGGATGAAAGAGCGGATGGAAATGGGAGTCAAAGCGCGGCTGAAAGCGGGAAAAGCAAACACGGGACAAGATCGTTACGGTTATATTCGCATAGGTGAAACCATCCACCTTGTCGAAGAAGAAGCGAAATGGGTTCGGAATATCTTCGCATGGTACATCCAAAAAACTCCCCTCAATCAAATACGAAAATACCTGATCGCTGGCAATGCTCCACAAAAGGGGAGCAGCATTCCCCGACACATCCAATGGTCCCGGTCCAGCATTCAGGCTATACTCAAATCCGCCAAAGAGTATGCCTATGGCTTCAAAACCTATTCCCGTGCAGGGCAGACTTTCCAAATCCCTGTTACACCCATCCTCGATATATCCACCTATGAATTGTTTGTGAAGATGCGAGAAGAAAACAAAACCTACCCAAAACACCGCAGGCAAAATGACTACCTGCTATCCGGGCACCTGAAATGTGCCTGTAAACTGACCTGGCGGGCACGCACCGCAACCCACCGCAATAGTCGCAAGGGCGAGTGGGTGGAGCGTAAAACTCCCATAGGGACCTATTTCTGTCCGCAACCTCATAAGGAACTCAGACCGCCAGACTGTCCCAAGTCCGTGAGCGCCAAACAAGCAGAAACACAGGTCTGGGAGAAATTGTATGGGTAA
- a CDS encoding transposase, with translation MSKPTIKITRTIRSEQVLNAFMTVVRKNLPLELRNTRITAEDILYVLAYANVHRLSIESACLELQNAPSGNRLREVLAQSLPDRAGLQNRLNRIFHRQLHPSVWKCKRDFNVAIDLTLIPYHGQPYEDRKEIVRSAPKSGTTHFHGYATVSIVRDHRRYVVALRFIEHGEDMADIVRWLLKRLKTLKFRIRRVFLDKGFCSKPVFKVLDQHKVSFVTPIPVRGKSGGVRTLFQGKSRVTTYTFNSPKYGIYTVQAVVVQRYSKGRYGRHKSKWFAYAVSGLPSGILPAQVFELYRQRFGIESSYRQMNQVRARTSTRNPVIRLLLVGLAFVLFNLYIALRQNLASALKTPLESFNRFWLSLRRVAFLLSRAIERFWGATEVIQHQSCFVLS, from the coding sequence ATGTCCAAGCCCACAATCAAGATTACCCGAACAATTCGTTCCGAGCAAGTGCTGAATGCCTTCATGACGGTGGTTCGCAAGAACCTGCCGCTGGAATTGCGAAACACCCGGATCACTGCCGAAGATATCCTGTATGTGTTGGCATACGCCAATGTGCATCGTTTGAGCATTGAATCGGCTTGTCTGGAGTTGCAGAATGCGCCTTCGGGTAATCGTCTGCGAGAAGTATTAGCCCAGTCGCTGCCAGACCGAGCCGGTTTGCAGAACCGATTGAACCGCATCTTTCATCGGCAACTCCATCCCAGTGTATGGAAGTGCAAACGCGATTTCAATGTGGCGATTGACCTGACCCTGATCCCATATCATGGTCAGCCGTATGAAGACAGAAAGGAGATCGTACGCAGTGCACCCAAGTCTGGGACAACCCATTTTCATGGTTACGCCACGGTTTCGATTGTGCGGGACCATCGGCGCTACGTTGTGGCGTTGCGCTTCATCGAACATGGCGAGGATATGGCCGACATCGTCCGCTGGCTGCTGAAACGCCTGAAAACACTCAAATTTCGCATTCGACGGGTGTTTTTGGACAAAGGTTTCTGCTCCAAGCCGGTTTTCAAGGTTCTGGACCAACACAAGGTCAGTTTCGTAACGCCCATTCCCGTGCGTGGCAAGTCGGGCGGTGTGCGGACTTTGTTTCAAGGTAAATCACGTGTCACCACCTACACCTTTAACAGCCCAAAATATGGCATATATACAGTGCAGGCGGTGGTCGTCCAGCGCTATTCCAAAGGACGCTATGGACGACACAAGAGCAAGTGGTTTGCGTACGCCGTCTCCGGATTGCCCTCTGGCATTTTGCCTGCCCAGGTGTTTGAACTTTATCGTCAACGCTTCGGCATTGAGTCGAGCTACCGACAAATGAACCAGGTGCGCGCTCGAACTTCCACCCGTAATCCTGTCATCCGCTTGCTGCTGGTTGGTTTGGCTTTTGTCTTGTTCAATCTGTACATTGCCTTGCGCCAGAATCTGGCCTCCGCGCTTAAAACACCGTTAGAATCTTTCAATCGCTTCTGGCTTTCTTTGCGCCGTGTCGCTTTCCTGCTCAGTCGTGCCATTGAACGCTTCTGGGGTGCGACTGAGGTCATTCAACATCAATCATGTTTTGTGCTTTCGTGA